One part of the Humulus lupulus chromosome 9, drHumLupu1.1, whole genome shotgun sequence genome encodes these proteins:
- the LOC133801340 gene encoding tropinone reductase homolog isoform X3, translating to MENNCWQQRWSLKGKTALVTGGSRGLGHAIVEELASFGAIVHTCCLDQTELDQSLEEWKRKGFQVTGSVCDVLFKDQRDKLMQTVSSLFQGKLNILVNAVGKPPEPKVATEFSGEDISMAMGINFESAYHLSQLSHPLMKAAGNGSIVFNSSVAGIMAFPGGSIYSAAKGAINQVTKNLACEWAKDNIRVNTVAPWITMTSTLKNYLEGFKSKKA from the exons ATGGAGAACAATTGTTGGCAACAGAGATGGAGTTTGAAGGGTAAAACTGCTCTGGTGACTGGTGGATCTCGAGGCCTGGG gcaTGCCATAGTGGAAGAACTAGCAAGCTTTGGAGCCATAGTTCACACGTGCTGTCTCGACCAAACTGAGTTGGATCAAAGTTTGGAAGAATGGAAAAGAAAGGGTTTCCAAGTGACTGGCTCTGTGTGTGATGTCTTGTTCAAGGATCAAAGGGATAAGCTTATGCAGACAGTGTCATCACTTTTTCAAGGGAAACTTAATATTCTT gtaaaTGCAGTTGGGAAACCACCAGAACCAAAAGTTGCGACAGAGTTTAGTGGTGAAGATATTTCGATGGCGATGGGCATTAATTTTGAGTCTGCTTATCATCTTTCCCAACTCAGCCATCCTCTCATGAAGGCCGCCGGAAATGGAAGCATTGTGTTCAATTCTTCGGTTGCAGGGATTATGGCTTTCCCAGGTGGTTCCATTTATTCAGCAGCCAAAG gagCAATAAATCAAGTCACAAAGAACTTGGCTTGTGAGTGGGCAAAGGACAATATTCGTGTTAACACAGTTGCTCCGTGGATTACCATGACTTCCACCTTGAAGAATTATTTGGAGGGTTTTAAATcg AAAAAGGCATAG
- the LOC133801340 gene encoding tropinone reductase homolog isoform X1 yields the protein MENNCWQQRWSLKGKTALVTGGSRGLGHAIVEELASFGAIVHTCCLDQTELDQSLEEWKRKGFQVTGSVCDVLFKDQRDKLMQTVSSLFQGKLNILVNAVGKPPEPKVATEFSGEDISMAMGINFESAYHLSQLSHPLMKAAGNGSIVFNSSVAGIMAFPGGSIYSAAKGAINQVTKNLACEWAKDNIRVNTVAPWITMTSTLKNYLEGFKSKGEYNVEKGIAELIEKTPLRRMGLPNETSSVVAFLCLPAASYVTGQLLCIDGGFTASGFPISSLLPTN from the exons ATGGAGAACAATTGTTGGCAACAGAGATGGAGTTTGAAGGGTAAAACTGCTCTGGTGACTGGTGGATCTCGAGGCCTGGG gcaTGCCATAGTGGAAGAACTAGCAAGCTTTGGAGCCATAGTTCACACGTGCTGTCTCGACCAAACTGAGTTGGATCAAAGTTTGGAAGAATGGAAAAGAAAGGGTTTCCAAGTGACTGGCTCTGTGTGTGATGTCTTGTTCAAGGATCAAAGGGATAAGCTTATGCAGACAGTGTCATCACTTTTTCAAGGGAAACTTAATATTCTT gtaaaTGCAGTTGGGAAACCACCAGAACCAAAAGTTGCGACAGAGTTTAGTGGTGAAGATATTTCGATGGCGATGGGCATTAATTTTGAGTCTGCTTATCATCTTTCCCAACTCAGCCATCCTCTCATGAAGGCCGCCGGAAATGGAAGCATTGTGTTCAATTCTTCGGTTGCAGGGATTATGGCTTTCCCAGGTGGTTCCATTTATTCAGCAGCCAAAG gagCAATAAATCAAGTCACAAAGAACTTGGCTTGTGAGTGGGCAAAGGACAATATTCGTGTTAACACAGTTGCTCCGTGGATTACCATGACTTCCACCTTGAAGAATTATTTGGAGGGTTTTAAATcg aaaGGTGAATATAATGTAGAAAAAGGCATAGCTGAATTAATTGAGAAAACTCCGCTGCGACGAATGGGACTGCCTAATGAAACATCATCGGTGGTGGCCTTTCTTTGTTTGCCTGCTGCTTCCTATGTGACTGGTCAGCTTCTTTGCATTGATGGTGGATTCACTGCCAGTGGCTTCCCCATATCTTCCCTCCTACCAACTAACTAA
- the LOC133801340 gene encoding tropinone reductase homolog At2g29340-like isoform X2 translates to MENNCWQQRWSLKGKTALVTGGSRGLGHAIVEELASFGAIVHTCCLDQTELDQSLEEWKRKGFQVTGSVCDVLFKDQRDKLMQTVSSLFQGKLNILVNAVGKPPEPKVATEFSGEDISMAMGINFESAYHLSQLSHPLMKAAGNGSIVFNSSVAGIMAFPGGSIYSAAKEKGIAELIEKTPLRRMGLPNETSSVVAFLCLPAASYVTGQLLCIDGGFTASGFPISSLLPTN, encoded by the exons ATGGAGAACAATTGTTGGCAACAGAGATGGAGTTTGAAGGGTAAAACTGCTCTGGTGACTGGTGGATCTCGAGGCCTGGG gcaTGCCATAGTGGAAGAACTAGCAAGCTTTGGAGCCATAGTTCACACGTGCTGTCTCGACCAAACTGAGTTGGATCAAAGTTTGGAAGAATGGAAAAGAAAGGGTTTCCAAGTGACTGGCTCTGTGTGTGATGTCTTGTTCAAGGATCAAAGGGATAAGCTTATGCAGACAGTGTCATCACTTTTTCAAGGGAAACTTAATATTCTT gtaaaTGCAGTTGGGAAACCACCAGAACCAAAAGTTGCGACAGAGTTTAGTGGTGAAGATATTTCGATGGCGATGGGCATTAATTTTGAGTCTGCTTATCATCTTTCCCAACTCAGCCATCCTCTCATGAAGGCCGCCGGAAATGGAAGCATTGTGTTCAATTCTTCGGTTGCAGGGATTATGGCTTTCCCAGGTGGTTCCATTTATTCAGCAGCCAAAG AAAAAGGCATAGCTGAATTAATTGAGAAAACTCCGCTGCGACGAATGGGACTGCCTAATGAAACATCATCGGTGGTGGCCTTTCTTTGTTTGCCTGCTGCTTCCTATGTGACTGGTCAGCTTCTTTGCATTGATGGTGGATTCACTGCCAGTGGCTTCCCCATATCTTCCCTCCTACCAACTAACTAA